In Dyadobacter subterraneus, a single genomic region encodes these proteins:
- a CDS encoding hybrid sensor histidine kinase/response regulator — translation MILIVDDRSENILPLKKILELNNFKTDSAESGEEALKKILNNSYSLIIMDVQMPGMDGFEVAEAISGFNKAKDTPILFLSAVNKEKKFITKGYTSGGIDYLTKPVDPDILLLKVKTFNKLYEQQQELKAIQLSLQNEIEVRKQAQENLASNMQELQFVLESLPQIAFTMSTNGKIEYVNKHWFQYSKNSDTLPEIHPDDMLWENWQNSILQGLEFSSEVRLKNLSSQDYRYFLLKTIPVVQQGNIIRWVGTFTDIHQQKMANELLEHKVLQRTKELLAKNSELETTNHELQQFAWVVSHDLKEPLRKIQTFNHLIKDKFLNGNQEAASYLDRSISSSARMTRLISDLLDYSRLSISANFQPTDLNLLISDILSDFDDQIKEKNAVVKVDKLPLIETISSQIRQVFQNLISNALKFAKKDTAPVITITAEIIEFKEFDSQPSESGKFCRITLTDNGIGFDEKFLDRIFVIFQRLNNQSSYEGTGIGLAIAKKIMDKHNGIISAKSHENEGASFIIILPINQGNENIQTANTEKIYQ, via the coding sequence ATGATTCTTATAGTTGACGATAGATCCGAAAATATCCTTCCTCTGAAAAAAATTCTTGAACTGAATAACTTCAAAACTGACAGTGCAGAATCCGGAGAAGAGGCTTTAAAAAAAATCCTGAACAACAGTTATTCGCTCATCATTATGGATGTGCAAATGCCTGGTATGGATGGTTTTGAAGTTGCAGAGGCAATTTCTGGTTTTAATAAAGCCAAGGATACTCCTATCCTTTTTTTATCTGCTGTTAATAAAGAGAAAAAATTTATTACCAAAGGTTATACATCAGGCGGTATTGATTATTTAACGAAACCGGTTGATCCAGACATACTTTTGTTAAAAGTTAAAACCTTCAACAAGCTTTACGAACAACAACAGGAACTTAAAGCAATTCAGCTTTCTCTTCAAAATGAAATTGAGGTTAGAAAACAGGCTCAGGAAAATCTTGCAAGCAATATGCAGGAATTGCAGTTTGTCCTGGAATCATTACCTCAGATAGCGTTTACCATGTCTACCAATGGTAAAATTGAATATGTGAACAAACACTGGTTTCAATATTCAAAAAATTCGGACACTTTGCCGGAAATACATCCGGATGATATGTTGTGGGAAAATTGGCAAAACTCCATTTTGCAGGGTCTGGAGTTTTCATCTGAGGTACGCTTGAAAAATCTGTCGTCTCAGGATTACCGCTATTTCCTGCTAAAAACAATTCCTGTTGTACAGCAGGGCAATATTATTCGGTGGGTTGGTACTTTTACGGATATTCATCAGCAAAAAATGGCCAATGAATTGCTTGAACATAAAGTGCTGCAAAGAACAAAAGAACTGTTGGCAAAAAATTCGGAACTGGAAACAACCAATCACGAACTGCAACAATTTGCCTGGGTGGTATCACATGATTTGAAAGAACCGCTACGGAAAATCCAGACATTTAATCATCTGATCAAGGATAAGTTTTTAAACGGAAATCAGGAGGCAGCCTCCTATCTCGACAGGTCAATCAGTTCTTCGGCAAGGATGACCAGATTGATCAGCGATTTGCTTGATTATTCACGTTTATCAATTTCTGCCAATTTTCAGCCGACCGATTTAAATCTTCTGATCAGTGATATTCTAAGTGATTTTGACGATCAGATCAAAGAGAAAAATGCAGTGGTAAAGGTTGACAAATTACCGCTGATCGAAACAATTTCCAGCCAGATTCGTCAGGTATTCCAAAATCTGATCAGCAATGCATTAAAATTTGCAAAGAAAGATACCGCACCTGTTATCACGATTACTGCTGAAATTATTGAATTTAAAGAATTTGACAGCCAGCCATCTGAATCCGGAAAATTCTGCCGCATTACGCTGACTGATAATGGAATAGGATTTGATGAAAAATTCCTGGACAGGATTTTTGTCATTTTCCAGCGCCTGAATAACCAGAGCAGTTATGAAGGAACGGGAATAGGACTTGCCATAGCCAAGAAAATAATGGACAAACACAACGGCATTATTTCTGCAAAAAGCCATGAGAACGAAGGCGCCAGTTTTATAATCATTCTTCCGATTAATCAAGGTAACGAAAACATACAAACAGCCAATACAGAAAAGATTTACCAATAA
- a CDS encoding THUMP domain-containing class I SAM-dependent RNA methyltransferase: MSLYTTEAPIIITCNKRLAPYLDQEVKDLGYKIEEAFITGVRIKGTINDCIKLNLNLYCASQVLYSLEQFEAQSPDHVYNHLVKMAWEDILPDPGYFSVTSNVQHPTINNGMFANLRVKDAIVDRLRDKRGNRPSTGSELVGAVIHLFWKHDYAEIFVDTSGDSLARHGYRKIPGRAPMLEALASATILASKWDKTSPFINPMCGSGTLAIEAALIASKTRPGLFRDNFAFMHLQGYDKEVYYNEMYVLEDQIIEVSGLRILATDISEMAVNNARKNAIAAGVADMIEFSVCDFADTEVPEGGNGVFFVNPEYGDRLGDVDELEETYGRIGDFMKQKCKGYFGYVFTGNLDLAKKIGLKAKRRIEFYTSTIDCRLLEYELYAGTRDIKINIPQEN, encoded by the coding sequence ATGTCATTATATACAACCGAAGCCCCGATCATTATTACCTGCAACAAGCGCCTGGCACCTTATCTTGATCAGGAAGTAAAAGATCTGGGATATAAAATTGAAGAGGCTTTTATTACCGGCGTCCGCATCAAAGGCACCATTAACGATTGTATCAAACTAAATCTGAATTTGTATTGCGCAAGCCAGGTTTTGTATAGCCTGGAACAGTTTGAAGCTCAAAGCCCTGACCACGTTTATAATCATCTGGTCAAAATGGCATGGGAAGATATTCTTCCCGATCCCGGATATTTTTCGGTTACCAGCAACGTGCAGCATCCAACGATCAACAACGGAATGTTTGCTAATCTTCGTGTTAAAGATGCGATTGTTGACAGATTAAGAGATAAAAGAGGAAACCGTCCTTCAACCGGCTCTGAGCTTGTGGGTGCTGTGATTCACCTTTTCTGGAAACATGATTATGCTGAAATTTTTGTAGATACTTCCGGAGATTCTTTGGCTCGTCATGGATATAGAAAAATTCCTGGCCGTGCGCCAATGTTGGAAGCTCTCGCTTCTGCAACAATTCTTGCAAGTAAATGGGATAAAACTTCGCCGTTTATCAACCCCATGTGCGGTTCAGGAACGCTCGCAATTGAAGCAGCTTTGATTGCAAGTAAAACCCGGCCCGGTTTATTCCGTGACAATTTTGCATTTATGCATTTGCAGGGTTATGATAAGGAAGTTTATTACAACGAAATGTATGTTTTGGAAGACCAGATCATCGAGGTTTCTGGACTGAGAATTCTTGCAACGGATATCAGCGAAATGGCCGTAAACAATGCCCGTAAAAATGCGATAGCTGCCGGTGTTGCCGATATGATTGAATTCAGCGTTTGTGATTTTGCCGATACAGAAGTTCCGGAAGGTGGAAACGGTGTATTTTTTGTCAATCCGGAATATGGAGATCGTTTGGGAGATGTAGACGAACTTGAAGAAACCTACGGTAGAATCGGTGATTTTATGAAACAGAAATGCAAAGGATACTTTGGATATGTGTTCACGGGAAATCTTGATCTTGCAAAAAAAATCGGTTTGAAAGCCAAAAGAAGAATTGAGTTTTACACAAGTACGATCGATTGTCGTCTGCTTGAATACGAGCTCTATGCCGGTACAAGAGATATCAAAATAAATATTCCTCAGGAAAACTGA
- a CDS encoding O-methyltransferase produces the protein MTQEINNPLPGAFEAIDLATKASGFTMASDVQTCSLLKTLAASKPGGKFLELGTGTGLSTSWILAGMDRNSTLISIDNDEKFLDIAEAHLSQDTRLALVLADGEDWVESNREMKFDYIFADTWHGKYLLLDEVLEMLNKGGLYIIDDMLPQPNWPEGHDRKAINLIKDLEARKDLVLTKQVWATGIVIAVKV, from the coding sequence ATGACACAGGAAATTAACAATCCTTTACCCGGTGCTTTTGAAGCTATCGATCTGGCTACCAAAGCTTCCGGCTTTACTATGGCGTCTGATGTTCAGACTTGTTCACTTTTAAAAACGCTGGCGGCTTCAAAACCGGGCGGAAAATTTCTTGAACTCGGAACCGGTACCGGATTGTCAACTTCCTGGATACTCGCAGGTATGGATAGAAATTCAACTTTGATATCCATCGATAATGATGAAAAATTTCTGGATATAGCCGAGGCGCATTTGTCGCAGGATACACGCCTTGCTTTGGTTTTGGCTGATGGTGAAGACTGGGTTGAAAGTAACCGTGAAATGAAATTCGATTATATTTTTGCCGATACCTGGCATGGTAAATATTTGCTTCTCGACGAGGTTTTGGAAATGTTGAATAAAGGTGGGTTGTATATAATTGATGATATGTTGCCTCAGCCGAACTGGCCGGAAGGACATGACAGAAAAGCCATAAATCTGATAAAGGATCTTGAAGCAAGAAAAGATCTGGTACTGACTAAACAAGTTTGGGCAACCGGAATTGTGATCGCAGTAAAAGTTTAG
- a CDS encoding DUF7133 domain-containing protein — protein MKKFRYPLLMLTLAGTLFYCKSNKQAGSQIVATNVQETPKEDPAKIDFSKSPFLTAQESMKKIQVEDGFEVKLVASEPLISTPVAFSFDQKGRMWVIEMTGYMPDTVGTGEDIPNGKIVILEDKNKDGVMDDRKVFLDSLVLPRAICLIENGILVGEPTNLWFFEIKNDKPVNKTLVDPLYTEGGNVEHQPNGLMRAMDNWIYNAKSSKRYRRQGNKWLIEQTHFRGQWGISQDNYGRLYYNNNSQNLLSDFFSPGFGANNKNQRNVAGFNEKSVANNHVYPIRPTPGVNRAYMKGVVDDSLRLVDFTAACSPLVYRGNLFGKAYESNVFVAEPSANLIKRNIINDKGYIVKGEQAYKGKEFLASTDERFRPVSLYNAPDGAMYIVDMYRGIIQHKTYLTPYLKGQIGKRNLTQPLSAGRIYKVVPKNTNSKITALPTDAESLVKLLGDNNGWIRDYAQQRLVDGKMSQAIPALESASKQTANTFLAIHALWTLEGLNALKTDEVLALLNQTSWPVRMEALSVLPSVMSAQTYKTYTSALNKLIDQNDTLSAPYVAFLAHNIQKFDKSAANDLLLKVAKKYPANRYVSDAVISNLQDYEDVFKTELLASVSDTTLLIQKQLNRAIAQAANTRGNRDPQMLLKEFPKGVALFTSVCQTCHGPDGNGVKSLGPPLNQSEWVTGDKGKLISIVLFGLTGPVKVNGHIYKTPEVSGDMPGIGYDKDMPSEDVAQLLSFIRKSWRNNGEKITTEEVASTRKKLSARQKAFTVEELNGM, from the coding sequence ATGAAAAAGTTTCGTTATCCTTTGCTGATGTTGACCCTTGCGGGCACTTTATTCTATTGTAAATCGAATAAACAAGCTGGATCACAAATCGTTGCAACAAACGTTCAGGAAACTCCAAAAGAGGATCCTGCCAAAATAGATTTTAGCAAATCTCCGTTTCTGACCGCTCAGGAATCCATGAAAAAGATTCAGGTTGAAGATGGATTTGAGGTAAAACTGGTAGCTTCCGAGCCTTTGATCAGTACACCTGTCGCTTTTTCTTTTGATCAAAAAGGACGCATGTGGGTGATTGAAATGACGGGTTATATGCCAGATACTGTTGGTACTGGTGAAGATATTCCGAATGGGAAAATTGTGATTCTTGAAGATAAAAATAAAGATGGCGTTATGGACGACAGGAAAGTTTTCCTGGATTCTCTGGTGTTGCCACGCGCTATTTGTCTTATCGAAAACGGGATTCTGGTTGGAGAACCAACAAATTTGTGGTTCTTTGAAATAAAAAATGACAAGCCTGTCAATAAAACGCTGGTTGATCCTTTGTATACCGAAGGCGGAAATGTTGAACATCAGCCAAATGGATTGATGCGGGCGATGGACAACTGGATTTATAATGCAAAGTCTAGCAAGCGATACCGCAGACAAGGAAATAAATGGCTGATCGAACAAACGCATTTTCGTGGTCAATGGGGAATTTCGCAGGACAATTACGGAAGACTTTATTACAACAATAACTCGCAGAATTTGCTGAGCGATTTCTTCTCTCCGGGTTTTGGAGCCAACAATAAAAACCAGAGAAACGTAGCAGGATTTAATGAAAAATCGGTTGCCAATAACCACGTTTATCCAATCCGTCCTACGCCCGGTGTCAACCGCGCCTATATGAAAGGTGTTGTGGACGACAGTTTGCGACTTGTTGATTTTACAGCTGCCTGCTCTCCGCTGGTTTATCGTGGAAATCTGTTTGGAAAAGCCTATGAATCAAATGTATTTGTAGCTGAGCCGTCCGCGAATTTGATCAAAAGAAATATCATTAATGACAAAGGTTATATCGTAAAAGGTGAACAGGCGTACAAAGGAAAAGAGTTTCTGGCAAGTACTGATGAACGTTTCCGTCCGGTGAGTTTGTACAATGCACCTGATGGCGCGATGTATATTGTTGATATGTACCGCGGAATTATCCAGCACAAAACTTATCTGACTCCGTATCTGAAAGGACAAATTGGCAAAAGAAATTTGACGCAGCCACTTTCGGCAGGAAGAATTTACAAAGTGGTTCCTAAAAATACGAATTCAAAAATTACAGCACTTCCAACAGATGCGGAAAGTCTGGTTAAATTATTGGGAGATAATAATGGCTGGATCAGAGATTATGCGCAGCAAAGATTGGTAGACGGCAAAATGAGCCAGGCAATTCCTGCTTTGGAATCTGCTTCAAAACAAACAGCTAATACTTTTCTTGCCATTCACGCGCTGTGGACTTTGGAAGGTTTAAATGCATTAAAAACGGACGAAGTTTTGGCTTTGTTAAATCAGACTTCATGGCCCGTTAGAATGGAAGCACTTAGTGTTTTACCATCGGTAATGTCAGCGCAAACCTATAAGACATACACCTCGGCCTTAAACAAACTGATCGATCAAAATGATACGTTATCAGCACCTTATGTTGCTTTTCTGGCGCATAATATTCAGAAATTTGACAAAAGTGCGGCTAATGATTTGTTATTGAAAGTAGCAAAAAAATATCCTGCAAACCGTTATGTGAGTGACGCGGTCATCAGTAACTTACAGGATTATGAAGATGTTTTCAAAACTGAACTACTTGCTTCGGTTTCAGATACAACGCTTCTGATTCAAAAGCAATTAAACCGCGCTATTGCACAGGCGGCTAATACCAGAGGAAACCGCGACCCGCAGATGCTTCTTAAAGAATTTCCAAAAGGAGTTGCGCTGTTTACATCTGTTTGTCAAACCTGCCATGGACCTGATGGAAATGGTGTTAAATCACTTGGGCCTCCCTTAAATCAGTCTGAGTGGGTTACAGGCGATAAAGGAAAACTTATTTCAATTGTACTTTTTGGATTGACCGGACCCGTAAAAGTGAACGGACATATTTATAAAACGCCGGAAGTGAGCGGCGATATGCCGGGAATAGGTTATGATAAAGATATGCCAAGTGAAGATGTTGCCCAGCTTCTCAGTTTTATTCGCAAATCGTGGAGAAATAACGGAGAGAAAATCACGACAGAGGAAGTAGCCTCAACACGAAAAAAACTAAGTGCCCGTCAAAAAGCATTTACGGTTGAAGAGTTGAACGGAATGTAA
- a CDS encoding MFS transporter yields MEKTKIGNYRWVICALLFFATTINYVDRQILGYLKPTLELEFNWSETDYANIVTVFAGCYALGYIIFGNIIDKVGSKLGYSISIIIWSIAAIAHAFVRSTFGFGAARAVLGLGEAGNFPAAVKAVAEWFPKKERALATGIFNSGTSIGAVAAPIVVPWLLGSYGWQQAFIITGALGFIWLIFWWLLYEIPSRHKKLKPEEFEYIHSDNEVVNEETTKPIKWTSLLKLKQTWVFIIGKFLTDPIWWFFLFWLPSYFATTFSLDLKKPSIHLVVVYTATTFGSIGGGYLSSYLIKKGWAPLKARKITLLIVAFAVMPILFAQYATDIWVAVGIISVAAAAHQAWSSNIFTIVSDLFPKRAVSSVVGMGGFVGSLGSTLFPLLVGALLDYYKAAGNIGAGYNILFIICGCTYFVAWSAIQLLTAKMTPVEEALRNENL; encoded by the coding sequence ATGGAAAAAACCAAAATTGGTAATTACCGCTGGGTAATTTGCGCGTTACTTTTCTTTGCAACCACAATTAATTATGTTGACAGACAAATACTTGGATATCTAAAACCAACACTAGAATTAGAATTTAACTGGTCAGAAACTGACTACGCCAATATAGTAACGGTTTTCGCCGGTTGCTATGCACTTGGGTATATTATCTTCGGAAATATTATTGATAAAGTTGGATCAAAACTGGGTTATTCCATTTCCATTATTATCTGGAGTATTGCTGCCATTGCACACGCATTTGTAAGAAGTACTTTTGGTTTTGGCGCTGCACGTGCAGTTTTAGGTTTGGGAGAAGCTGGTAATTTTCCGGCGGCTGTGAAAGCAGTGGCAGAGTGGTTTCCAAAAAAAGAAAGAGCACTCGCTACCGGAATTTTCAATTCAGGTACCAGTATTGGAGCGGTTGCGGCACCGATTGTTGTCCCTTGGTTATTAGGATCTTACGGATGGCAGCAGGCATTTATTATCACAGGAGCACTGGGTTTTATCTGGCTTATTTTCTGGTGGCTTTTATATGAAATACCTTCACGTCATAAAAAATTAAAACCTGAAGAATTCGAATATATCCACAGCGACAATGAGGTTGTAAATGAAGAAACGACCAAACCTATCAAGTGGACATCCCTTTTAAAATTGAAACAAACCTGGGTTTTCATCATCGGTAAATTCCTTACCGATCCAATCTGGTGGTTTTTCCTTTTCTGGCTTCCCTCCTATTTTGCAACCACATTCTCTCTTGATTTAAAAAAACCAAGTATCCATTTGGTTGTGGTTTACACGGCTACGACTTTTGGAAGTATTGGCGGAGGATATTTATCGTCTTATCTTATCAAAAAAGGATGGGCTCCTTTGAAAGCCAGAAAAATTACTTTGCTTATTGTTGCCTTTGCAGTAATGCCAATTCTTTTTGCACAATATGCTACGGACATCTGGGTTGCTGTGGGGATTATCAGTGTTGCTGCCGCTGCGCATCAGGCCTGGAGTTCCAATATTTTCACGATCGTTTCGGATTTATTTCCTAAAAGAGCTGTAAGTTCTGTGGTTGGTATGGGTGGATTTGTCGGCTCGCTGGGTTCCACTTTGTTTCCTTTACTTGTGGGCGCTTTACTGGATTATTACAAAGCAGCCGGCAACATTGGCGCGGGCTATAATATTCTCTTCATTATTTGTGGGTGTACTTATTTTGTTGCCTGGTCGGCGATTCAGTTGCTTACTGCAAAAATGACGCCGGTGGAAGAAGCTTTGAGAAATGAAAACTTATAA
- the surE gene encoding 5'/3'-nucleotidase SurE — protein MRILVTNDDGIYSPGIAALAKIASRFGEVRIVAPDVEQSSMGHAITASRPLSYKKSPIVFEGIDAYRVNGTPADCVALGQHLWEKTDVVLSGINMGPNLGNAMWHSGTLAAAKQAVLFGMKGIALSTPAGEEGPDFDLLDPFVEKALKILLENPDLNLINVNFPRNPKGVRWTRQSVRLYDNKIVPALDPMGRKSYWFTVIPLEAAEEGSDRWAIENDFVSITPLRLDLTNEAELVKAQLKYPIS, from the coding sequence ATGAGAATCCTTGTAACGAATGACGACGGAATTTATAGTCCCGGCATTGCTGCGCTGGCCAAGATCGCTTCACGTTTTGGAGAGGTTAGAATTGTAGCTCCGGATGTAGAACAATCTTCTATGGGTCATGCCATTACGGCTTCGCGCCCCTTATCATATAAAAAATCGCCGATCGTTTTTGAAGGCATTGATGCATATCGCGTCAACGGTACGCCTGCTGATTGCGTGGCGTTGGGCCAGCATCTTTGGGAAAAAACGGACGTTGTCCTATCTGGTATCAATATGGGACCGAATCTGGGCAACGCGATGTGGCACTCGGGTACGCTTGCAGCTGCAAAACAGGCTGTTTTGTTTGGTATGAAAGGAATTGCATTAAGCACCCCGGCAGGAGAAGAGGGCCCTGATTTTGATCTTCTGGACCCTTTTGTAGAAAAGGCCCTGAAAATTTTGCTGGAAAATCCTGATCTAAATCTTATCAATGTCAACTTTCCAAGAAATCCAAAAGGTGTAAGATGGACCAGACAATCGGTTCGGTTATACGACAACAAGATTGTACCGGCACTTGATCCGATGGGAAGGAAAAGTTACTGGTTTACGGTAATTCCATTAGAAGCAGCCGAAGAAGGCTCCGACCGCTGGGCGATTGAAAATGATTTTGTCTCGATCACACCTTTAAGACTTGATCTTACCAATGAAGCTGAGTTGGTAAAAGCACAATTAAAATATCCGATTTCTTAA
- a CDS encoding diacylglycerol/lipid kinase family protein yields MKRAHLLHNPGAGEKDFSKNELMELIGKAGFDCTYASVKKENWDKFEDETDFLVVAGGDGTVRRTAKALLKRKVIDKQFPIALLPHGTANNVAGTLNISGTVHEIISTWHRSILKKFDVGKIGGLPENMFFLEAFGFGIFPKLMKVMHKMEDDAEESREDKIKMARAVLYDVVLSYRPRECKIIADGVDHTGKYIMVEIMNTRSIGPNLELSPTSDPGDGEFEIVLIPENHHKKFEEYLLNLINGKDDSYSFTTLKAKKVQVFWEGKDLHADDETIKIDKPVEINIEVRPGLLEFLVAEVED; encoded by the coding sequence ATGAAACGAGCTCACCTTTTACATAATCCCGGTGCAGGAGAGAAGGATTTTTCGAAAAATGAATTAATGGAATTGATCGGAAAAGCTGGTTTTGACTGCACATATGCCTCTGTCAAAAAAGAGAATTGGGATAAATTTGAAGACGAAACGGATTTTCTGGTAGTAGCTGGTGGTGATGGGACTGTACGCCGCACAGCGAAAGCATTGCTAAAAAGAAAAGTAATTGATAAACAATTTCCAATTGCCTTGCTCCCTCACGGAACGGCAAATAATGTTGCCGGCACGCTGAATATTTCAGGAACTGTTCACGAAATTATTTCTACCTGGCATAGATCCATATTGAAAAAATTCGATGTTGGGAAAATCGGAGGTTTGCCTGAAAATATGTTTTTTCTTGAAGCATTCGGCTTTGGCATTTTTCCAAAACTGATGAAGGTAATGCACAAGATGGAAGACGACGCCGAGGAGAGCAGGGAAGATAAGATAAAAATGGCACGGGCCGTTTTGTATGATGTTGTACTTTCTTATCGGCCGCGAGAATGTAAAATCATAGCAGATGGCGTTGATCACACCGGCAAATACATTATGGTGGAAATTATGAATACGCGTTCCATTGGCCCAAATCTGGAACTATCCCCGACATCTGATCCGGGAGATGGAGAATTTGAAATTGTTCTGATTCCTGAAAATCATCACAAAAAGTTTGAAGAATATTTATTAAATCTTATCAATGGAAAGGACGATAGTTATTCTTTTACGACTTTAAAGGCAAAAAAAGTTCAGGTTTTCTGGGAGGGAAAGGATCTTCACGCTGATGATGAGACGATAAAAATTGATAAGCCGGTGGAGATAAATATTGAGGTGAGGCCGGGTTTGTTGGAGTTTTTGGTGGCTGAGGTAGAGGATTGA
- a CDS encoding helix-turn-helix domain-containing protein, with protein sequence MEGAFLLEVSRRIKEKRIDKKLTLQELADKSNVSKGLISQIENGRSIPSLPVMFSIIQSLEMEVGDFFKDLNLVEPTVIVQKKDHYETFEKENTKGFSYQRIFTKSLQATTIDFVMLELSPNSHREEVYTEAFEFKYILSGKVDYLINGDVYSLEAGDSLFFDGRLPHVPKNRHAESCLMLIVYFFNQK encoded by the coding sequence ATGGAAGGTGCATTTTTATTGGAAGTAAGCCGGAGAATCAAGGAAAAAAGAATTGATAAAAAACTTACTTTACAGGAGCTGGCAGACAAATCCAACGTCAGCAAAGGCCTGATTTCCCAAATTGAAAACGGCCGTAGTATTCCTTCTTTGCCCGTTATGTTCAGTATTATCCAGTCGCTGGAAATGGAAGTTGGTGATTTTTTCAAAGATCTGAACCTCGTTGAACCGACTGTTATTGTGCAGAAAAAAGATCATTACGAAACTTTTGAAAAGGAAAATACAAAGGGATTTAGTTACCAGAGAATCTTTACAAAAAGTCTTCAGGCAACAACGATAGATTTTGTCATGCTTGAATTGTCCCCAAATTCACATCGCGAGGAAGTTTACACGGAAGCATTCGAATTCAAATATATTTTAAGCGGAAAAGTTGATTACCTCATTAACGGTGATGTATACAGCCTTGAAGCAGGAGATTCATTATTTTTTGACGGAAGGCTACCGCACGTTCCAAAAAACAGACATGCTGAAAGTTGTTTGATGCTGATTGTTTATTTCTTTAATCAGAAGTAA
- a CDS encoding SGNH/GDSL hydrolase family protein, translated as MYKLIISSLLFCIACINETEVSVIHSGDNQDTTTGLRYLALGDSYTIGESVPETDRWPVLFAKSMGENGRVISTTDILAKTGWTTANLLGACNGFKPKENYDLVSLLIGVNNQYQGRSLDEFRSDFHMLLLKSVEYAGDRRNRVFVLSIPDWGCTEFGSGNREETGKSIDKFNLVVKEECAKEKILFVDITPISRKALNDPTMVASDNLHYSKKMHQLWVDEALPPVKPLLSL; from the coding sequence ATGTACAAATTAATCATTTCGTCTTTACTTTTTTGTATTGCCTGTATCAATGAGACAGAAGTTTCCGTGATTCATTCAGGAGATAATCAGGATACCACAACCGGACTTAGATATCTTGCCCTTGGAGATTCCTATACCATTGGTGAGAGCGTTCCGGAAACGGATCGCTGGCCTGTGCTTTTTGCCAAAAGTATGGGTGAAAATGGGCGCGTGATCTCCACAACAGATATCCTGGCCAAAACCGGCTGGACAACTGCAAATCTTTTGGGTGCCTGCAACGGTTTCAAACCCAAAGAAAATTATGACCTGGTATCACTTCTCATTGGTGTAAATAATCAGTATCAAGGCAGAAGCCTCGACGAATTTAGAAGCGATTTTCACATGTTGCTTTTAAAAAGTGTGGAATATGCAGGTGATCGGAGAAACCGGGTTTTTGTCTTATCCATACCCGATTGGGGCTGCACGGAATTTGGTTCAGGCAACAGGGAGGAAACTGGAAAAAGCATTGATAAATTTAACCTGGTCGTAAAAGAAGAATGTGCGAAAGAAAAAATTCTCTTCGTTGATATCACACCAATTTCCCGAAAAGCCCTGAATGATCCAACCATGGTTGCCTCCGACAATCTGCATTATTCGAAAAAAATGCACCAGCTTTGGGTAGATGAAGCACTTCCTCCTGTGAAACCGCTGTTATCTCTTTAA